Proteins found in one Vagococcus carniphilus genomic segment:
- a CDS encoding PfkB family carbohydrate kinase, with protein MTEREKVILAIIRDNPTISQEELAFELGISRSGVAAHIHNLMKKGYIKGKGYIVNNPSFVTVIGGINMDIVAVPKEKVIVNNSNPGKINYYFGGAGRNMALALTKLGISTNLISVYGDDVNGDRFVLDARRHGLSIDCCEKISGFNTSTFVYLEDYASDFRVGLDDMRILENISPELINRYLQRINQSKYCVIDDNLPEETIKHLSEYVDVPIIAKSVSINKVLRLIPILSKLELLVLSDLELKTLAYYFDENLITMEQRTKKILAEGIKSLLIVEKSGDVSYWEVDNVYKIKKRLTPEFNSNGSTAVFTSSLIWGILQGKYLTKDLVELGYSGATTSFLTNDSVFEGLSPELILERYQKYF; from the coding sequence ATGACAGAAAGAGAAAAAGTAATATTAGCTATTATTCGAGATAATCCAACCATATCTCAAGAAGAATTAGCGTTTGAGTTAGGCATATCAAGATCAGGTGTGGCAGCACATATTCATAACTTAATGAAGAAAGGCTACATAAAGGGAAAAGGTTATATTGTTAATAATCCTAGTTTTGTCACTGTTATTGGTGGTATTAACATGGATATTGTAGCTGTTCCAAAAGAAAAAGTAATTGTTAATAATTCTAATCCAGGAAAAATTAATTATTACTTTGGTGGGGCAGGACGAAATATGGCGTTAGCCCTAACTAAATTAGGTATTAGTACCAATCTAATTTCTGTTTATGGAGATGATGTTAACGGCGATCGTTTTGTATTAGATGCTAGAAGGCATGGTCTATCAATTGACTGTTGTGAAAAAATTAGTGGGTTTAATACATCGACGTTTGTTTATTTGGAAGATTATGCAAGTGATTTTAGAGTTGGACTAGATGATATGAGAATTTTAGAGAATATATCACCAGAGTTAATTAATCGTTATTTACAACGGATTAATCAGTCGAAGTATTGTGTCATTGATGATAATTTACCAGAAGAAACGATTAAACATTTGAGTGAATATGTGGATGTGCCAATTATCGCCAAATCTGTTTCTATCAATAAGGTTTTAAGATTGATTCCAATTTTATCTAAACTAGAATTGTTAGTTCTTTCTGATTTAGAATTAAAAACATTAGCGTATTATTTTGATGAGAACTTAATTACAATGGAACAACGAACTAAAAAGATATTAGCTGAAGGCATTAAGTCTTTACTCATTGTGGAAAAGTCAGGTGATGTTTCTTATTGGGAAGTAGATAATGTTTATAAAATAAAGAAACGTTTAACGCCTGAGTTCAATAGTAATGGCTCCACAGCTGTTTTTACCAGTTCTTTAATTTGGGGAATCTTACAAGGTAAATATTTGACCAAAGACCTCGTTGAACTGGGTTATTCTGGTGCTACAACTAGTTTTTTAACCAACGATTCGGTTTTTGAAGGTCTATCACCAGAGTTAATTTTAGAAAGGTATCAAAAATACTTTTAA
- a CDS encoding ABC transporter ATP-binding protein, with protein MSKVIEICHLTKKYKNMKAVDDISLEIEEGEIFGFIGPNGAGKSTTIKMLLNFIFPTSGEARIFGMDCIKQSIDIKKKVGYVSSDVRYYHEMTSLDIFKYTAEFHGIKNSQTLIDEYLAYFEIEPNKKIADLSLGNKKKVAIVSALLQNPKLLILDEPTNGLDPMIQHRLFEVLEKKSKEGMTIFLSSHDLHEIQTHCDRAAFIKNGKIISIETIHKGKEIEKKVNVVSETIQKEDLEKLGATQVQVNDTNWQFLYKEEIDQLIHYLSDHQITDLEIKPLDLEDKFLSMYE; from the coding sequence TTGTCAAAAGTAATTGAAATCTGTCATTTAACAAAAAAGTATAAAAATATGAAAGCTGTTGATGATATTTCTTTAGAGATTGAAGAAGGTGAAATCTTTGGTTTTATTGGTCCAAATGGTGCTGGAAAATCTACTACAATAAAAATGCTTCTTAATTTTATATTTCCAACCAGTGGAGAAGCTAGAATTTTTGGAATGGATTGTATTAAGCAAAGTATTGATATCAAAAAGAAAGTTGGTTATGTCTCTAGTGATGTTCGCTACTATCATGAAATGACCTCCTTAGATATATTTAAATACACCGCTGAGTTTCATGGCATTAAGAATAGCCAGACTTTAATTGATGAGTATTTAGCTTATTTTGAAATTGAACCCAATAAAAAAATAGCTGATTTATCTTTAGGGAATAAGAAAAAAGTAGCGATTGTCTCAGCACTTCTTCAAAATCCTAAATTACTTATTTTAGATGAACCAACTAATGGGCTAGATCCGATGATTCAACACCGGTTGTTTGAAGTTTTAGAGAAGAAAAGTAAAGAAGGAATGACAATTTTTTTATCTAGTCATGATTTACATGAAATTCAAACACACTGTGATCGAGCAGCCTTTATAAAAAATGGAAAAATTATTTCAATCGAAACAATCCATAAAGGAAAAGAGATTGAGAAAAAAGTAAATGTGGTTTCTGAAACAATTCAAAAAGAAGACCTTGAAAAATTAGGAGCAACTCAAGTTCAAGTGAACGATACCAACTGGCAATTTTTATACAAAGAAGAGATTGATCAACTTATTCACTATTTAAGTGATCACCAAATAACAGATTTAGAAATAAAACCTCTTGATTTAGAAGATAAATTCTTATCAATGTACGAGTAG
- a CDS encoding ABC transporter permease subunit: MTVFKIEWQNNRKSLLIWTIALAVIIVVFMSIFPSMSSSGMKEMMTTKLDTLPQNMLKAFHLNSGPSLVEPTGFFAYIFQYIFIAASIFSIMLGNKMLVKEETDGTIEFLYAQPVSRKKIILEKIAATLSMLFVFWLVTYSVSIATTLFFNDGLLKNKEIITSLSKIFITEFVVLVFFLSLGFLLSSFLKQVNQGISMGLVFIFYLFGIVGDLEEKFSYLTDISPIAKANPAAILEKRMDYPLIGILIGISLLLFIFSIIIYQRKDLEI, translated from the coding sequence ATGACAGTTTTTAAAATAGAATGGCAAAATAATCGAAAGAGTTTGCTGATTTGGACGATTGCTTTGGCTGTGATTATTGTTGTATTTATGAGTATTTTTCCTTCCATGTCATCTTCTGGAATGAAAGAAATGATGACAACCAAATTAGATACACTGCCACAAAATATGCTAAAAGCTTTTCATCTAAATTCAGGACCGAGTTTAGTAGAACCAACGGGCTTTTTTGCCTATATCTTTCAATATATTTTTATAGCAGCAAGTATTTTTTCTATTATGTTAGGCAACAAAATGTTAGTTAAAGAAGAAACAGATGGGACAATTGAGTTTTTATATGCTCAACCAGTTAGTAGAAAGAAAATTATTTTAGAAAAAATTGCAGCGACTTTGAGTATGCTTTTTGTCTTTTGGCTAGTTACCTATAGTGTAAGTATAGCAACTACATTATTTTTCAATGACGGTCTTTTAAAAAATAAAGAAATTATAACATCTTTATCGAAGATTTTTATAACTGAATTTGTTGTTTTAGTTTTCTTTTTAAGTTTAGGTTTTCTTTTGTCTAGTTTTTTAAAACAGGTTAATCAGGGGATTAGTATGGGACTTGTTTTCATCTTTTATTTATTTGGAATTGTTGGAGATTTAGAAGAAAAGTTTTCTTATCTAACTGATATTTCACCAATTGCTAAAGCGAATCCAGCGGCTATTTTAGAAAAGAGAATGGATTATCCTTTAATTGGAATCCTTATAGGTATTAGTCTTTTGCTATTCATCTTCTCCATCATTATTTATCAACGAAAGGATTTGGAAATTTAA
- a CDS encoding TetR/AcrR family transcriptional regulator: protein MEEKQIEILKIATEEFATNGFYQTKTDIIAEKANVSKGLVFHYFKTKKNLYSETIREAIVQLEKAMNEGEYPTNSLIDLFDYSLKKKFELAKSHQFEMQLILDVYSHLEQLPEEMNQEIDDYLERVNKASYEMVATIVRRLPLKNGIFEEDVVKLVLMIFNQVELDAKKTMEHEKVTNLRFFDQVMFDARKQLSILETGFLRENRNFSR from the coding sequence ATGGAAGAAAAACAAATCGAAATTTTAAAAATTGCAACAGAAGAATTTGCAACTAATGGTTTTTATCAAACCAAGACAGATATTATTGCTGAGAAAGCGAATGTTTCAAAAGGCTTAGTGTTTCATTATTTTAAAACAAAGAAAAATCTTTACAGTGAAACGATCAGAGAGGCGATTGTTCAACTAGAAAAAGCCATGAATGAAGGAGAATACCCTACGAATAGTCTAATTGACTTGTTTGATTACTCTTTAAAGAAAAAATTTGAATTAGCTAAAAGCCACCAGTTTGAGATGCAACTAATTTTAGATGTATACAGTCATTTGGAGCAGTTACCTGAAGAGATGAATCAAGAAATTGATGATTATCTTGAAAGAGTGAATAAGGCTAGCTATGAAATGGTGGCGACAATCGTTAGAAGGCTACCTTTAAAAAATGGTATCTTTGAAGAAGATGTAGTCAAACTGGTATTGATGATTTTTAATCAAGTCGAGTTAGATGCTAAAAAAACAATGGAGCATGAAAAAGTAACTAATTTACGCTTTTTCGATCAAGTTATGTTTGATGCGAGGAAACAATTAAGTATATTAGAAACTGGATTTCTACGAGAAAACAGAAACTTTTCACGATGA
- a CDS encoding exonuclease SbcCD subunit D → MKFLHTADWHIGRKLNGFLLLEEQKDVFEKLMTVAKDEKVEAIVIAGDLYDRSVPSVEAVSLFNDMMIEMNIKANFPVLAISGNHDSATRLDTASPWLKAQNFHLHTKLEQAMTPIVINNTQFYLLPYFEPFHARQYFEDDNLRNIQTCIALVLKEMAKTFDSDKKQVLVSHFFAAGSTKSDSETPLEVGGLDSIPLDMLEVFDYVALGHLHYKDAIKENGNVQYSGSLLKYSLSEEHQEKGIRIVELQDESVENQFIPLKPLRDVRQITGSFKELTSPEYYEKINREDYVAISLTDTAIIFNALNELRQIYPNLISLDRVVKETKQEKINEKEEELIQLKPEVLLKNYFEEVSSSPLTKRQEAWLEEAIIQNSLEK, encoded by the coding sequence ATGAAATTTTTACATACAGCAGATTGGCATATTGGGCGAAAATTAAATGGTTTTTTACTACTTGAAGAACAAAAGGATGTATTTGAAAAATTAATGACAGTAGCTAAAGATGAAAAAGTAGAAGCGATTGTGATAGCTGGAGATTTATATGATCGCTCAGTTCCATCAGTTGAAGCTGTCTCGTTATTTAATGACATGATGATTGAGATGAACATCAAGGCTAATTTTCCAGTGTTAGCTATTTCAGGAAATCATGACAGCGCAACGCGTCTTGATACAGCCAGTCCTTGGCTAAAGGCACAAAATTTTCATCTTCATACTAAATTAGAACAAGCGATGACACCAATCGTCATAAATAACACACAATTTTATCTATTACCTTATTTTGAACCTTTTCATGCTAGACAATACTTTGAAGATGATAATCTGCGAAATATTCAAACCTGTATCGCTCTAGTTTTAAAAGAGATGGCAAAGACATTTGATTCAGATAAGAAGCAAGTATTAGTGAGTCATTTTTTTGCGGCTGGGTCAACTAAAAGTGATTCAGAAACACCTTTAGAAGTGGGTGGCTTGGACAGTATCCCCCTTGATATGTTAGAGGTATTTGATTATGTGGCGCTAGGACACTTGCATTATAAAGATGCCATTAAAGAAAATGGAAATGTTCAATATAGTGGCTCTTTATTAAAATACTCGCTTTCTGAAGAACATCAAGAAAAGGGGATTAGAATAGTTGAATTACAAGATGAATCAGTAGAAAATCAATTTATCCCTTTGAAGCCACTACGAGATGTTAGACAAATCACTGGTTCGTTTAAAGAATTAACTTCACCTGAGTATTATGAAAAAATAAATAGAGAAGATTATGTCGCTATTTCTTTAACTGATACAGCCATTATTTTTAACGCTTTAAATGAATTACGACAAATTTATCCCAACCTAATTAGTTTAGATAGAGTGGTAAAAGAAACGAAGCAAGAAAAGATAAATGAAAAAGAAGAAGAGTTAATTCAATTAAAACCAGAAGTATTGTTAAAAAACTACTTTGAAGAAGTATCTTCTAGTCCATTAACAAAACGACAAGAGGCGTGGTTAGAAGAAGCCATTATCCAAAATAGTTTAGAAAAATAG
- a CDS encoding AAA family ATPase: protein MQPIRLKLENFGPYEDSLIDFSDFYAQSLFLITGKTGAGKTTIFDGMTYALYGNTSGGLRQGKEMRSNFAEVGSKTCVTFTFKQENKTYEVVREPEQLVKKLRGEGFREQPATVRLTVFDENNNEIEQLTKQKDVGPFLSELIQLNESQFSQIVMLPQGEFRRFLNADSDSKEKVLRKLFNTYFYQDIADSLRAQKKAQESLLKDEHQVLNLLVGQIEWQDDFKEKQTDNMYYQDLLTLYGDQEKAYQEEEKTQLDVISKEKKELLKQDELIQAEKKWLEYFKELESARKKQNDLSKKEVNILEDKRRVALLKEVEKIKPTYEYLLTLEKEYDSLLIKEKELRLKEETISVKLKKNQEILAERLANEVEIEKDKQELINIETSLPLFKRKETLEKEQKNLKEELDSLLKLQKKLALEQDSINQRLVAGKNILAKKPKAIETKFQLVKEEEDNQTRLVEIKKYQKKKFALEELTLQLEDVQKQVLKTREQKEIKLNEQKQVKSDWAKAQIAKLSLELVEGEMCPVCGSLEHPSPTHVEVMTKEEMILLEEKVETIEIELAQISETIVSLDKTKEFKESEKETFEKELEDLRNQINLLFEKEVSESDWLLRNQEKTDELVIKRQHNEVELNQIEEQITILEEAESRQKEVSEQLNQMQERVRELENKNLQVTVSYAEINERLPKKWSALKEMMEESETLSSKVEKWEKEVATLKNDINKSEQQQLVTKTTLKNELEQKNVLENKLAQEQKKVDLFKETQEFSMSDLNELITQVEQITTLEEDIQAFEKESYALKEEMTKLDHLLDGREKPELEPLMLVRDTLNNSLEKNKERLNTLQYRMSQNKKIILQVREKELSIKEQLEALEELTELANVMTGDGPNKLSMERFVLQTYLKRILKRGNEKLTLLTNGRYQFELKEEQGSFKKKTGLEINIFDDNTGTLRGVNTLSGGESFIAALSLALSLAEVIQEEAGGIKIEAMFIDEGFGSLDEDALEMAIRALESIEGEGRLIGIISHVRELKERIPQQLQIKSTLDGKSYVTERLEFE from the coding sequence ATGCAACCAATTCGATTAAAATTAGAAAATTTTGGTCCATATGAAGATAGTTTGATTGATTTCTCCGATTTTTATGCCCAATCTTTGTTTTTGATTACAGGAAAAACAGGGGCAGGTAAAACAACTATTTTTGATGGTATGACTTATGCGTTATATGGAAATACGTCAGGTGGATTAAGACAAGGAAAAGAGATGCGTTCTAACTTTGCTGAGGTTGGAAGTAAGACTTGTGTTACTTTTACCTTTAAACAAGAAAACAAAACCTATGAAGTGGTAAGAGAACCTGAACAATTAGTTAAAAAATTAAGAGGTGAAGGTTTTAGGGAACAGCCAGCAACGGTTAGGTTAACGGTTTTTGATGAAAATAATAATGAGATTGAGCAATTGACCAAACAAAAAGATGTAGGTCCATTCTTAAGTGAGTTGATTCAATTAAACGAATCTCAATTCTCTCAAATTGTTATGCTTCCTCAAGGAGAATTTCGTCGTTTTTTAAATGCTGATAGTGATAGTAAGGAAAAAGTTTTAAGAAAATTATTTAATACGTATTTTTATCAAGATATTGCGGATTCTTTAAGAGCGCAGAAAAAAGCACAAGAAAGTCTTTTGAAGGATGAGCATCAAGTATTAAATCTATTAGTAGGGCAAATAGAATGGCAAGATGACTTTAAAGAGAAACAAACAGATAATATGTATTATCAAGATTTGCTTACCCTCTATGGGGACCAAGAAAAAGCGTATCAAGAAGAGGAAAAAACACAGTTAGATGTAATAAGTAAAGAAAAAAAAGAACTTTTAAAACAAGATGAGTTGATTCAAGCAGAGAAAAAGTGGTTGGAGTATTTTAAAGAATTAGAGTCAGCACGTAAAAAACAAAATGATTTATCTAAAAAAGAAGTTAATATATTAGAAGATAAAAGACGAGTAGCTCTCTTAAAAGAAGTTGAAAAAATAAAACCAACTTATGAATATTTATTAACTCTTGAAAAAGAGTATGACTCTTTATTGATAAAAGAAAAAGAACTAAGACTTAAAGAAGAGACTATTTCAGTTAAATTAAAAAAAAATCAAGAAATACTTGCTGAACGTTTAGCTAACGAAGTTGAAATAGAAAAAGACAAGCAAGAACTAATAAATATTGAAACAAGCTTGCCTTTATTTAAAAGAAAAGAAACCCTTGAGAAAGAACAAAAAAATTTAAAAGAAGAGCTAGATTCGTTACTAAAGTTACAAAAAAAATTAGCACTTGAACAAGACTCTATCAATCAACGACTTGTAGCAGGAAAAAATATATTAGCTAAAAAACCTAAAGCAATTGAAACTAAATTTCAGCTAGTGAAAGAAGAAGAGGATAACCAAACAAGATTAGTTGAAATTAAGAAGTATCAAAAAAAAAAATTTGCTTTGGAGGAGCTAACCCTTCAGTTAGAAGATGTTCAAAAACAAGTTTTAAAAACAAGAGAACAGAAAGAAATAAAATTAAATGAACAAAAACAAGTAAAAAGTGATTGGGCTAAAGCTCAAATTGCCAAACTAAGTTTAGAATTAGTAGAGGGCGAGATGTGTCCTGTTTGCGGTTCTTTAGAGCATCCTTCACCAACTCATGTTGAAGTGATGACAAAAGAAGAAATGATACTCTTGGAAGAAAAAGTTGAAACAATTGAAATAGAGTTAGCACAAATCAGTGAAACAATTGTTTCCTTAGATAAAACAAAAGAGTTTAAAGAATCAGAAAAAGAGACATTTGAAAAAGAACTGGAAGACTTACGAAATCAGATTAATTTATTGTTTGAAAAAGAAGTATCAGAATCAGATTGGTTATTAAGAAACCAAGAAAAAACTGATGAACTAGTAATTAAGCGACAACATAATGAAGTAGAATTAAATCAGATAGAAGAACAAATAACCATACTAGAAGAAGCTGAAAGTCGTCAAAAAGAAGTGTCAGAGCAGTTAAATCAAATGCAAGAAAGAGTTCGAGAACTTGAAAATAAAAATTTACAAGTAACGGTTTCTTATGCAGAAATAAATGAGCGATTACCTAAAAAATGGTCAGCTTTAAAAGAGATGATGGAAGAAAGTGAAACACTGTCTAGTAAAGTTGAGAAATGGGAAAAAGAAGTTGCTACATTAAAAAATGATATTAATAAATCGGAGCAACAACAGTTAGTTACTAAAACAACGCTTAAAAATGAATTAGAACAAAAGAATGTTTTAGAAAATAAATTAGCTCAGGAACAGAAAAAAGTAGACTTATTTAAGGAGACTCAGGAGTTTTCTATGTCTGATCTCAATGAGTTGATTACTCAAGTAGAACAAATAACCACGTTAGAAGAAGATATTCAAGCGTTTGAAAAAGAGTCATATGCATTAAAAGAAGAAATGACTAAACTGGATCATCTTCTTGATGGGCGTGAAAAACCTGAATTAGAACCATTGATGTTAGTAAGAGATACTTTAAACAATAGTTTAGAAAAAAATAAAGAACGGTTAAACACACTACAATATCGAATGAGTCAAAATAAAAAAATAATTCTTCAAGTAAGAGAAAAAGAGTTGAGTATTAAAGAGCAGCTAGAAGCATTAGAAGAATTAACGGAATTAGCGAACGTGATGACAGGTGATGGGCCAAATAAATTAAGTATGGAGAGATTTGTTCTTCAGACCTATTTAAAACGTATTTTAAAAAGAGGGAATGAGAAACTAACCTTACTAACTAATGGACGTTATCAATTTGAATTAAAAGAAGAACAAGGATCGTTTAAAAAGAAAACAGGACTTGAAATTAATATATTTGATGATAATACGGGAACTTTAAGAGGTGTTAATACGTTATCTGGTGGAGAAAGTTTTATAGCAGCTTTATCATTAGCGCTGTCATTAGCTGAGGTCATTCAAGAAGAAGCTGGAGGCATTAAAATTGAGGCTATGTTTATTGATGAGGGATTTGGTTCATTAGATGAAGATGCTTTAGAGATGGCGATTCGAGCTCTTGAAAGTATCGAAGGAGAAGGTCGATTAATCGGTATTATTTCTCACGTTAGAGAACTAAAAGAAAGAATACCACAACAATTACAAATTAAATCAACCTTAGATGGAAAAAGTTACGTAACTGAACGACTAGAATTTGAATAG
- a CDS encoding DEAD/DEAH box helicase — protein sequence MKWSIPEKVVEEGREYAKDGRVVSISKNEEQQVWYADVVGSEVFHIELDGTAKEEDVCQCPYWQQHGFCKHTVATELALREKGLNRYIKKQINTQKVYQPPTHADIFSKSFARLQEAETEKTLISSDPLKVEFILDVVETLSFHPEQSVIAVSLKLGSRFPGSKTYVVKNIQEFLDCYEKKMTYKINDRTFEIGDNSFAQRDIVLLEKLLKLRESQELLDQTGVQQKGKINRRYLILGSESVLFFVEELTKTERLVFNTPEDKKQTILFKQGKLPIEVKVLPVGTSDYKMLIDDPLEMYLEKYQWAIGNHSIYQLTSEQKERYELLLQLFKRLDKPEILFTKDNVGDLFSYILPNLDSIATIYVSDDLQSEMIRVPLRSKIRIEEAKGQLEARVDYLYGDVVFSSHPDHTTKTGKESQVIRNQVQEKRIEKLLQHFGYARRKNAFTKLLPREQELYAFIREEVPTIRKYAEVEIAPNVAQLFLKSTDYQPKVSVKEDGSWLDIQFDISNIDETEINDVLVSLMKQQDYHQLKSGQLLFLDEQGFKETSSVLQQLRGDIKVRKGKIEVPRYRGLMVNHALSEMEDVETTELFTHMVSDLTQPDQFDVSLPKGLNVTLRDYQVTGFKWLKMLSHYQFGGILADDMGLGKTVQTITYLLSEKEEGKLTKPALIVAPASLLYNWQVEIEKFAPDLNVSVIVGSKQERLELIKQIENVDILVTSYTTLRQDYDIYEKMPFHSMILDEAQMIKNAATKTFQTIETLKADHYFALSGTPIENKLEELWALFRILMPGFFPPLRRFKQLTTETIALMIQPFVLRREKKQVLDDLPDKVETDLYSQLTEEQKTVYVAHLRQMQKSISGMSKAELNQNRISILSGLTRLRQICCHPKLFIDDYEGESGKLIQALDMIQTAKTNGRRILLFSQFTGMLSILEEELAKLDIETFYLRGSTPLTKRQEMVDRFNRGDKDVFLISLKAGGTGLNLTGADTVILYDLWWNPAVEDQATGRAHRMGQKKKVEVWRLMSEGTVEEKMNRLQTEKKELFQQVLNSEDVKDLAKMTMEDIRDILDVGAD from the coding sequence ATGAAATGGTCCATCCCCGAAAAAGTAGTTGAAGAAGGTAGGGAATACGCTAAAGACGGTCGAGTTGTTTCGATTAGTAAAAATGAAGAACAGCAAGTGTGGTATGCCGATGTTGTTGGTTCAGAAGTTTTTCATATTGAATTAGACGGAACAGCTAAAGAGGAAGATGTCTGTCAGTGTCCTTATTGGCAACAACATGGCTTTTGTAAGCATACAGTAGCAACGGAACTCGCCTTAAGAGAAAAAGGTTTAAATCGTTATATAAAAAAACAAATTAATACTCAAAAAGTCTACCAACCACCAACCCATGCGGATATTTTTTCAAAAAGCTTTGCTCGTCTTCAAGAAGCTGAAACAGAAAAAACGTTGATTAGTAGTGATCCATTAAAAGTTGAGTTTATTCTAGATGTGGTGGAGACACTCTCTTTTCATCCAGAACAATCAGTGATTGCAGTATCCTTAAAACTAGGTAGTCGTTTTCCAGGTAGTAAAACCTATGTGGTAAAAAATATCCAAGAGTTTTTAGATTGTTATGAAAAGAAAATGACTTATAAGATTAATGATCGAACGTTTGAAATTGGGGATAATTCTTTTGCTCAAAGAGATATTGTTTTACTTGAAAAATTACTTAAATTAAGAGAGTCGCAAGAATTATTAGATCAAACAGGCGTTCAACAAAAAGGAAAAATAAATCGTCGTTATTTGATTTTGGGTAGTGAATCGGTCTTATTCTTTGTGGAAGAACTAACGAAAACAGAACGATTAGTATTTAATACACCAGAAGATAAGAAACAAACGATTCTTTTTAAACAGGGAAAACTACCAATTGAAGTTAAAGTGTTACCTGTTGGAACAAGTGATTATAAGATGTTAATCGATGATCCGTTAGAGATGTACTTAGAAAAATATCAATGGGCTATTGGCAATCATTCAATTTATCAATTAACGAGTGAACAAAAAGAGCGATATGAGTTACTGCTTCAATTATTCAAACGTTTAGATAAACCAGAAATCTTGTTTACAAAAGATAATGTAGGAGATTTGTTTTCTTATATTCTGCCTAACTTAGATTCCATCGCAACAATTTATGTGTCGGATGATTTACAAAGTGAAATGATTCGTGTTCCTCTTCGTTCTAAAATTAGGATTGAAGAAGCTAAAGGACAACTTGAAGCAAGGGTTGATTATCTTTATGGAGATGTTGTTTTTTCTAGTCATCCGGACCACACAACTAAAACAGGAAAAGAATCTCAAGTTATAAGGAATCAAGTTCAAGAAAAACGAATTGAAAAATTATTACAGCATTTTGGGTATGCTAGACGGAAAAATGCGTTTACGAAACTTTTGCCAAGAGAACAAGAATTATATGCTTTTATTAGAGAAGAAGTACCAACTATTAGAAAATATGCAGAAGTAGAGATTGCACCGAACGTAGCGCAACTATTCTTAAAATCAACTGATTATCAACCAAAAGTAAGTGTGAAAGAAGATGGCTCTTGGTTGGATATTCAATTTGATATATCTAACATTGATGAAACTGAAATTAATGATGTCTTAGTTAGTTTAATGAAACAACAAGATTACCATCAACTTAAAAGTGGGCAACTACTCTTTTTAGATGAGCAAGGATTTAAAGAAACAAGTTCTGTCTTGCAGCAATTAAGAGGAGATATTAAGGTTCGAAAAGGAAAAATAGAGGTTCCTCGTTATCGTGGATTAATGGTGAACCACGCTTTATCAGAAATGGAAGATGTTGAAACAACAGAATTATTCACTCATATGGTAAGTGATTTGACACAACCTGATCAGTTTGATGTGTCATTACCAAAAGGGTTGAATGTTACATTGAGAGATTATCAAGTAACAGGTTTTAAATGGTTGAAGATGCTTAGTCATTATCAATTTGGTGGTATTTTAGCTGATGATATGGGACTTGGTAAAACAGTCCAAACAATTACCTACCTACTGTCTGAAAAAGAAGAAGGTAAGTTAACGAAACCTGCATTGATTGTGGCACCAGCTAGTTTACTTTATAACTGGCAAGTTGAAATTGAAAAATTTGCACCTGATTTAAATGTTAGCGTGATTGTGGGGAGTAAACAAGAACGTTTAGAATTAATCAAGCAAATTGAAAATGTAGATATTTTAGTGACCTCTTACACAACACTTCGTCAAGATTACGATATATATGAAAAAATGCCATTTCATAGTATGATTTTGGATGAAGCACAAATGATAAAAAATGCAGCAACAAAAACCTTTCAAACAATTGAAACATTAAAAGCGGACCATTATTTTGCTTTAAGTGGCACCCCAATTGAAAATAAATTGGAGGAATTGTGGGCACTCTTTAGAATTTTAATGCCTGGATTTTTCCCGCCATTAAGACGTTTCAAACAATTAACTACAGAAACAATTGCCTTAATGATTCAGCCATTTGTTTTACGTAGAGAGAAAAAACAAGTGCTGGATGATTTACCAGACAAAGTGGAAACAGACCTCTATAGTCAATTAACTGAAGAACAAAAAACAGTCTATGTGGCACATTTAAGACAAATGCAAAAAAGCATTTCTGGCATGTCAAAAGCAGAATTGAATCAAAATCGAATTTCAATTTTATCTGGATTAACAAGGCTACGTCAGATTTGTTGTCACCCTAAATTATTTATTGATGACTATGAGGGTGAATCAGGTAAATTAATACAAGCGTTAGATATGATTCAAACGGCTAAAACAAATGGTCGAAGAATATTACTGTTTTCTCAATTTACTGGTATGTTAAGTATTTTAGAAGAAGAGTTGGCCAAGTTAGATATTGAAACGTTTTATTTAAGAGGAAGTACTCCATTAACTAAACGCCAAGAGATGGTTGATCGTTTTAATCGAGGAGATAAAGATGTTTTCTTAATATCTTTAAAAGCTGGAGGAACGGGACTTAATCTAACTGGTGCAGATACGGTTATTCTTTATGATTTGTGGTGGAATCCAGCGGTAGAAGACCAAGCAACAGGAAGAGCACATCGAATGGGGCAAAAGAAAAAAGTTGAAGTATGGCGTTTAATGTCTGAAGGAACAGTCGAAGAAAAGATGAATCGACTTCAAACAGAGAAAAAAGAACTCTTTCAACAAGTTCTTAACTCTGAAGATGTGAAGGATTTAGCTAAAATGACGATGGAAGACATTAGAGATATTTTAGATGTTGGAGCCGATTGA